CTGATGATGGCGGGTTTCTTATTTTATCAGCATTAGCTAATGAATCTATATTTGTGCTGAAAGTAAATAATAGAGGAGATTTTCAATGGAGTCAGGAGCTAGAGCCTCAATTTGTGAAAGCAGTGCCCAATTTGATCAGGCAAGGTGATAATTATTATTTTATTGGAAGTAGCCAACCGGATTTTACAGCTACTTTGTTTGAAATAAATGAATTGGAACAAACCGTAGAAGCCTTGCGATCTTACACTGCATATCGAAAACCCTTGGCATTCAACATTCTAACGCCAGATACCTATTTGCTCTTAACTTACAATGATACTACGGGAACTATTTTAAGTAAAATACAGGATGGTTTTGCAATGGAATGGGCTAGAAAATATGACGATACTAAAAATGCACATCAACAGTTAGAAGCTTTCCAAAATGCTAATAATGCTGAATTTTTTGTTGGAGCCTACAATGCAGGATCAGTAATTTATTTCAACTCACTCAGGGAGGGAAACTTAGATATGACTTTTACGAACGAACAAGGAATTGAGACTGGTAAAATTAGTAGTTCTGCATCAAACTATATTAATTCTGCCTTATCATATGGAAATTCATTATTTTCTTTCAATTACGTTTTCAGTAATCAAGCTTATTTTGTTAATACCTACCAGCCTATTGTGAACGATTCTGTTTCATTACAAACATTAGAGGGTGAGCTGATGCAAGATAGATTGAGAATTCAAAGTGCTATATCCGCAGTAATTCCCATAAGTACCACTAATTATCTTGTGAATGCATACTCTACTCTAGATGGTCGAATTAAACTGAATTTTTATGATTTTGCCTCAGGTGAGCAAGTTGCAATAAAATATATTGGCGGAATTGATCCTTTAGAGGTAGTAGAGATCATTCCTACGAGAGATGAAGGGATGACTATTCTTAGTAAGATCACCATTGCAGGTGCTAAGAATAGGATTAACTTATCGAAAATTCCTAAAGATGAGATTTTAGAAATGTTGTAATCATTTTCTTGAAATGATCATACCAACAAGTCATAAATAATGCGGAAGCTACTATTTTTCATTTTTTAAATACTGAATTTCAACATTTTAAAGAAGATATCGTTTTTAATGACTATGAGTAAAATAGGACTTATTCTTTTAATCATTGGCTTTTTTAGTACTAATCATGCTAATGCTCAAAATAGTGACATAAAAATCATAAAGGTCCCAGAATTAGAGGATATTATGAATCAATCGGATGCTGATAAATTACTTGTGATAAACTTCTGGGCCACTTGGTGTAAACCATGTGTGAAAGAACTTCCTTATTTTGTAAATGCTCAAAAGCAATTTTCAGATGTTGAATTCGTGTATATGAGCATTGATTTTTCGGAAAATGCCACTAAGGCTGAAAAATTTGCTCAAAAGAAAGGTTTGAATCCAGATGGATTATATCTTATTGATGATTTGGATTATAATTCATGGATTGACAAAGTATCTCCTGAATGGTCTGGAGCGATTCCAGCTACTCTTATTATTAAAGATGGACAAAAATACTTTTATGAGAAAGAGTTTCACGAAGGTGAACTGGAAAATTTAATCAAACAAAAACTGTAAATATACCGCTATGAAAAAGTTAATTGGATTATCATTAGTACTGATCGCTTTGGTGGCTTTTAGTTTTAAAAATGGGGGATACGAGCTTGGGGATAAAGCAACGGACTTTTCTCTTAAAAATGTAAATGGAGAAATGGTTTCGATGCAATCGTATGTAGAGGCTAAGGGCTTTATGATTATATTCACCTGTAATTCTTGTCCTTATTCAGTAGCCTATGAAGACAGGATCATTGAGCTTCATGAAAAGTACGCCAGTAAAGGTATTCCGGTAATTGCTATCAATCCGAACGATGATGAGAAATCTCCGAGAGACTCTTTTGATAAAATGGTTGTAAGAGCAAAAGAAAAGGGATTTCCTTTCCCTTATGTTTATGACGAAACTCAGGAAATCACAAAAGCCTATGGGGCCACCAATACACCACATGTTTATGTTTTAGATGCTAATAGAACCGTGAAATATATTGGTGCAATTGACAATAATACAAAATCCGCTGAGGCTGCAAATAAAAAATATGTGGAGGATGCAGTTGATGCAGTATTATCTGGCACTGAGGTTCCAGAAAAGAAAACAAAAGCCATAGGATGTACTATAAAATGGGCCTCCTGATCAGATTATTTTTGAATTAGAACTGAGGGAAAAAGCTGGTTGCGAAACTGGCTTTTTTCGTTGATAATCAGCTGCTTTGAGAATATGTCTCTATTCACCAAATGAGAAAGAGAAAAAGAGAAGTATATAAGTGTTTGTAACTAAACTTGATAGAATCCGCTTAATAGCAACATAACCAAATATTTTTTTTGAAATGAAGAGACTAATTTTAGTATTACCATTTTTAATTCTAAGTTCATTTTTTGTTAATGCTCAATCGGATCAAAGCGGTATCAGAGCTTCCTTAAACTTATCTAATTTGTATGTGGATGAGGTCAATGATGAAAATACGAAGCCAGGTTTTGCAGTTGGTGTTTATTTTCGTAAAGGTATTTCCGATCAAGTAAGTATTCAACCTGAAATTAATTATAGTCTAAAGGGCTCACAGATCAACTATGATGGAGGCTTTTTTACAGGTAGTGGAAAGTATAGATACAATTTATCATATGTTGAAATACCTGTATTAGCTAATATACATGTTGGTGAGAATCTGTATTTTAGTGCGGGTCCGTATATTGCGAGTTTGATCGCAGTGAAAGTTAAAGATGTTGATGGAGATGGAAGTATTAATAGTGTAGAGGAGTATGATAGGGATGATTTTAATACTTTCGATTATGGTGTAGCTGCAGGAGTAGGCTTTGACTTTTCTGGAGGTACAGCCGGTGTCAGATATAACTATGGCTTAGTTGATGTAGCACCGGATGGAAATGGGTTAGACAATGGAAAGAATTCAGTATTACAGTTTTTTATTGGATTTGAATTCTAAAATTTCATCAGAAGGTATTTTGAAAAGCACAGCAACCACAAGCTGTGCTTTTTATTTTTCTACGACCATCTCCAACAAATCATCCAAATATTTTCTGCTGTTGGATAATCTAGGAACTTTATTTTGGCCCCTAGTTTGCCTCTTTTTCTCATCCATTCATAAAAAGTGCCTTGTGGAACTTTATGAATCACCAAGCAATGTAGAGCGATATCTTTATATCTCTTCGCATCATAATCAGAGTTTATCTTTCTGATTTCATCATCTAAAATTTTGGAGAATTCCTCAATATTATCGGGTTCTTTTGCAAATTCTATTACCCATTCATGAGCTCCTCGTTTTCCTTGTTGCAGATGCTTAGGTGCTGCTGTGAAATTATCAATACTAACTGAAGTTTTATTGCAAGCTGATGCAAGTGCTTTCTCAGCATTTTCAATCATTAGTTCTTCACCAAATGCATTTATGAAGTGCTTGGTCCTTCCACTGATTTTTATTCTATATGGGTTTAAAGAAGTGAACCGTACAGTATCTCCAATTCTATAACGCCACAAGCCAGCATTGGTGCTAATGACAATTTCATATACTTTATACAGTTCTACTTGATCAAGCCGAATCGTCTTAGGTTGTTTTTGATGTGAATCTTCTAATGGAATAAATTCATAGAAAATGCCGTAATCCAGCATCAGCAACATTTCGTCAGAATTCAATTCATCTTGAATACCAAAAAAACCTTCAGAAGCATTATAGGTTTCCACATAATTCATTTTTGGAGATTTTATCAAATCTCTAAATAGCGGTTCGTAGGGTACGAAAGAAACGGCCCGTGAATAAATAATTCCAGATTCGGCCAAACCTCTGAAATGTTCTCTTTCCCACTAAGTTCAAGGATTCTTTGAAGTAAAACCACAGTCCAGGTTGGAACACCGGTCAGACTAGTAACATCTTCCTTCATGGTGGCATTAGCCATAGCTTCAATCTTCCCTTCCCATTCATCCATCAATGCAATTTCTAAGCTAGGAGTTCTAATGATTTGAACCCAAAATGGAAGATTTTTCATAATCACTGCAGAAACGTCCCCATAAAACGAATTGGAGTTATTATCAAATTGGTTGACCTGCTGGCTTCCCCCAATACTTAAATTTTTCCCTGTGAAAAGCCGTGATTCAGGGTTGTTGTTCAGATAGATTGATAATAAATCTTTGCCGCCTTTAAAATGACAATCTTCTAATGCTTCGTCTGAAACGGGTATAAACTTGCTTCTATCATTTGTAGTGCCAGATGATTTTGAAAACCATCTGATTTCGGTAGGCCAAAGAATATTTTGATCGCCTTTTAATAATTGATCAATGTATGGGAATAATTCCTCATAGGTGTGTAACGGAACTCTTTCTTGATAACTTCCGAATGTTTTTAGTTCCTCAAATTTATACTCTTGACCAAATTTCGTATTCCTAGCTCTATAAATAAGCTTTTGTAGTACTTCACTTTGCACTTCATTAGGGTATTTCATGAAAAGCTCCACTTCGTGAATTCTTTTCTTCATAACCCAGGTCATTATAGAGTGAAGGAATTCCATTGTTTATAGTTTTCGTTTCAATTCGAAATGTTTTCCTAAATATACCCTTCTAACTTGTTCATCATTTGCTAAATCTTCAGCAGTCCCGGCTTTCAATAATTTACCTTCAAACATCAAATAGGCTCTATCAGTAATGGAAAGCGTTTCGTTTACATTGTGGTCAGTAATTAATATTCCAATATTTTTATTTTTCAGTTGACCTACAATCGCTTGAATTTCTTCTACAGCAATTGGGTCAACACCAGCAAATGGTTCATCTAGCAAAATGAAACTTGGATCCATCGCCAGGGCACGTGCAATTTCTGTTCTCCTTCTTTCTCCACCAGACAGCACCATTCCTTTATTTTTCCGAACGTGATTCAAACTAAACTCGTCCAGCAGGCTTTCCATTTTCTCTTTTTTTGCTTCCTTGCTGATTTTTCTCATTTCCAAAACAGCCATTAAGTTCTCCTCCACAGTCAATGATCTAAACACAGAAGCCTCTTGTGCCAAGTATCCCACACCTTTTTTTGCTCGTTTATACATAGGCAAACTGGTGATATTTTGATCGTCTAGGAAGATTTCACCTGAATTCGGTTTCACCAATCCGACAATCATATAAAAAGATGTTGTTTTTCCAGCTCCATTCGGGCCTAATAGTCCCACAATTTCACCTTGTTCAACACTCACAGAAATATGGTCTACCACAGTTCTCTTAGAATAGATTTTTACAAGATTTTCAGCTTTTAATATCATTTTTATTTTTTTGTTTCGATGCTATAAGCAACAAACATACCCAATCAGCAAATTAACGAAATTATTTAGTGAATGCGGATATCTTTTAGATAAAGCTGTAAAGATTTTGTCCCGTTAAAGTGGTTTTCTTGAATAGTATATGCCAATTCAAAGCCATTTGAGTCCAAAATCAGTGATTTATATGGCGCCATACCGAATCCTATAGCAGTTATCTTCTGCCGACCATCTTTATTTTTCACTTGTAGTTTAAGGTGTTTTTCTTTTAGGATTACGGGTGAACCTAAGAGCTCTAGCTCTCTAGTGGCAAAAACAGGTTGCATATTTCCAGGACCGTAGGGATCCATTTGGCTCAGGATAGAATAAAACTTTTCAGTAATTTGATCAATATTAATATAGCTATCGATGTTTATTTTAGGTATTAGTTGATCATCTGTTATGCTGCTTTGCACGGCTTTTTCAAAGGCAGCAGAAAAATCAGGGATTTTGTTGATAGAAAGTGTTAAACCTGCTGCATGTTTATGGCCCCCAAATTGATCCAAATGTTCTTG
This is a stretch of genomic DNA from Marivirga harenae. It encodes these proteins:
- a CDS encoding TlpA family protein disulfide reductase codes for the protein MSKIGLILLIIGFFSTNHANAQNSDIKIIKVPELEDIMNQSDADKLLVINFWATWCKPCVKELPYFVNAQKQFSDVEFVYMSIDFSENATKAEKFAQKKGLNPDGLYLIDDLDYNSWIDKVSPEWSGAIPATLIIKDGQKYFYEKEFHEGELENLIKQKL
- a CDS encoding thioredoxin family protein, with product MKKLIGLSLVLIALVAFSFKNGGYELGDKATDFSLKNVNGEMVSMQSYVEAKGFMIIFTCNSCPYSVAYEDRIIELHEKYASKGIPVIAINPNDDEKSPRDSFDKMVVRAKEKGFPFPYVYDETQEITKAYGATNTPHVYVLDANRTVKYIGAIDNNTKSAEAANKKYVEDAVDAVLSGTEVPEKKTKAIGCTIKWAS
- a CDS encoding porin family protein, producing the protein MKRLILVLPFLILSSFFVNAQSDQSGIRASLNLSNLYVDEVNDENTKPGFAVGVYFRKGISDQVSIQPEINYSLKGSQINYDGGFFTGSGKYRYNLSYVEIPVLANIHVGENLYFSAGPYIASLIAVKVKDVDGDGSINSVEEYDRDDFNTFDYGVAAGVGFDFSGGTAGVRYNYGLVDVAPDGNGLDNGKNSVLQFFIGFEF
- the lptB gene encoding LPS export ABC transporter ATP-binding protein, whose product is MILKAENLVKIYSKRTVVDHISVSVEQGEIVGLLGPNGAGKTTSFYMIVGLVKPNSGEIFLDDQNITSLPMYKRAKKGVGYLAQEASVFRSLTVEENLMAVLEMRKISKEAKKEKMESLLDEFSLNHVRKNKGMVLSGGERRRTEIARALAMDPSFILLDEPFAGVDPIAVEEIQAIVGQLKNKNIGILITDHNVNETLSITDRAYLMFEGKLLKAGTAEDLANDEQVRRVYLGKHFELKRKL